The proteins below come from a single Zea mays cultivar B73 chromosome 8, Zm-B73-REFERENCE-NAM-5.0, whole genome shotgun sequence genomic window:
- the LOC103637556 gene encoding uncharacterized protein DDB_G0271670: MEDLLNTEIGKNDYDWLLTPPGTPRDPTLDAAEKAPSSIVTKHTVTRSSSTTRASRLSTYETENGHLTFPTRPARSISVSCRAVQSTPNNIRSSIVNANISSVNSRSTTQSKRTATLTASKPSVASSRPVPTRSSTPVEARLSTPTHTHPSTPVKKRPSVSNSMANSAVPKNTSAPCSRSSTPTSRSRTLSSSSSSSTSAVSRPSSSSGKVPAITYSSSSSSTVSSVSRSSSRSSTPTRQPAMRSSTPSARRISGSNNMTSNGRPLASSGRSSAPSSAPSSRPSSPNIRTQAPVHPLGIPDFPNETPPNLRAKLPERPLSAGRVRPGITSGVRSTPNPEPVLSVTVKKMSVPAITRSKFSDVQSKTSLTNSHQSRPSERSLLEGQTTRTSRSVAAADNGFGRTISRKSLDMAIRHMDIRQNLGGIRGASLFPHSIRSTTTKSRPARASDPGHCISNGDRCFTDNGSSNGHFSGDSNGTLSHNGGSSIGSPDSGKKEVLSELDIYANSRYDAMLLKEDSKNMSWLHSVDDKSDQSPVFDHRFEPLPEPFGPL; encoded by the exons ATGGAGGACTTGCTGAACACGGAGATCGGGAAGAACGACTATGACTG GCTTCTGACACCCCCTGGAACACCTCGTGATCCTACATTAGATGCTGCTGAGAAAGCTCCATCATCAATTGTGACTAAACATACTGTTACCAGATCATCCTCGACAACTAGAGCATCTAGG CTTTCCACTTATGAGACAGAGAATGGGCATTTGACATTTCCCACTAGGCCAGCACGGAGTATATCTGTCTCTTGCCGGGCAGTTCAATCTACACCAAACAACATCAGGTCATCAATCGTCAATGCAAACATTTCCTCTGTTAATTCAAGATCTACAACCCAAAGCAAGCGGACAGCCACTCTTACTGCATCAAAGCCATCTGTTGCATCGTCACGTCCAGTGCCAACACGGTCCTCTACACCTGTCGAAGCCCGTCTGTCTACACCAACCCATACTCATCCATCTACTCCAGTGAAAAAGCGTCCTTCTGTGTCCAACTCTATGGCCAACTCCGCTGTTCCCAAGAACACGTCAGCACCATGCTCAAGATCATCAACTCCAACCTCTCGGTCTCGAACCTTGTCCAGTTCATCTTCAAGCAGTACAAGTGCAGTGAGCCGTCCCAGCTCATCCTCTGGTAAAGTTCCTGCAATAACTTATAGCAGTTCTTCATCAAGTACAGTTTCTTCAGTGAGCCGTTCTAGCTCTCGGTCATCCACACCCACTCGTCAGCCTGCCATGCGTTCATCAACACCATCTGCTAGGCGGATTTCTGGCAGCAATAACATGACATCTAATGGCAGACCCTTAGCCAGCAGTGGTCGGAGTTCAGCACCTTCCTCAGCGCCATCATCTCGTCCAAGTTCCCCAAATATACGGACGCAAGCTCCAGTTCACCCACTAGGTATTCCAGATTTTCCAAATGAAACTCCACCAAACTTAAGGGCTAAACTGCCAGAACGACCACTCTCTGCTGGTAGAGTACGGCCAGGTATTACTTCTGGTGTCAGGTCAACCCCAAATCCTGAACCGGTCCTCTCAGTCACTGTAAAAAAGATGTCTGTACCTGCTATTACTCGAAGTAAGTTCTCAGATGTACAATCAAAGACATCTCTTACCAATAGTCACCAAAGTAGGCCGAGCGAAAGATCTCTTTTGGAAGGTCAAACAACTAGAACTTCGCGGTCTGTCGCAGCTGCAGACAATGGATTCGGTAGGACGATATCGCGGAAGTCACTTGACATGGCTATCAGGCATATG GACATTCGACAAAATTTGGGTGGCATCCGTGGTGCATCTCTATTCCCTCATAGCATTCGCTCTACTACTACCAAGAGCCGGCCAGCTAGAGCCTCAGATCCAGGCCATTGCATCTCAAATGGTGACCGATGCTTCACAGATAACGGCAGTAGCAACGGGCACTTCTCTGGAGATTCTAATGGCACTCTTTCACACAACGGCGGCAGCTCAATTGGTTCCCCTGATAGTGGAAAAAAAGAGGTTCTGAGTGAACTGGATATATATGCCAATTCACGATACGATGCGATGTTGCTGAAGGAGGACTCCAAGAACATGAGTTGGTTGCACAGCGTGGACGACAAGTCTGACCAGAGCCCAGTGTTTGATCATAGGTTCGAGCCGCTCCCTGAGCCATTCGGTCCGCTATGA
- the LOC100191484 gene encoding putative leucine-rich repeat receptor-like protein kinase family protein precursor, whose amino-acid sequence MQRLTAIVFVATSFLIASVPHAKSADLNSDKQALLAFAASLPHGRKLNWSSTTPVCTSWVGVTCTPDKSRVHTLRLPAVGLFGPIPSDTLGKLDALEVLSLRSNRLTVDLPPDVGSIPALHSLYLQHNNLSGIIPTSLSSSLTFLDLSYNTFDGEIPLKVQNLTQLTALLLQNNSLSGPIPDLQLPKLRHLNLSNNNLSGPIPPSLQRFPSSSFLGNSFLCGFPLEPCFGTAPSPSPVSPPSPSKTKKSLWKKIRTGVIIGIAVVGGVLLLILILVLLICIFKRKGHTEPTTASSKGKAIAGGRAENPKEDYSSGVQEAERNKLVFFEGSSFNFDLEDLLRASAEVLGKGSYGTTYKAVLEDATIVVVKRLKEVVVSKKDFEQQMEIIGRVGQHQNVIPLRAYYYSKDEKLLVFDYVPSGSLAAVLHGNKAAGRAPLNWETRVKISLDVAHGIAHLHTEGGGKFIHGNIKASNVLLSQNLDGCVSEFGLAQIMTTPQTPPRPVGYRAPEVLENKKSTQQSDVYSFGVLLLEMLTGKAPLRSPGREDPSVEHLPRWVQSVVREEWTAEVFDVDLLRHPNVEDEMVQMLQVAMACVAAHPEERPKMEEVIRRVTEVRNSYSSGTRTPLEDKPSETARAP is encoded by the exons ATGCAGCGTCTTACAGCGATAGTCTTCGTGGCTACTTCTTTCCTTATTGCAAGTGTTCCACATGCCAAAAGTGCTGATCTGAACTCTGATAAGCAGGCTCTTCTCGCATTTGCTGCATCACTGCCTCATGGCAGGAAGCTCAACTGGAGCTCCACCACACCTGTCTGCACTTCTTGGGTGGGGGTGACATGCACACCAGATAAGAGTCGTGTACATACACTGCGCCTACCTGCTGTAGGACTTTTCGGTCCAATACCATCAGACACTCTTGGGAAGCTTGATGCACTGGAGGTATTGAGCCTTAGGTCAAATCGCCTTACTGTTGACCTCCCACCTGATGTAGGATCTATTCCTGCCCTCCATTCCCTCTACCTTCAGCATAATAACCTGTCTGGAATCATACCAACTTCCCTCTCTTCCAGTTTAACATTCTTAGACCTGTCATACAACACTTTCGATGGAGAAATCCCATTGAAAGTGCAAAATCTTACTCAACTTACTGCATTGCTTCTCCAGAATAACTCACTTTCTGGACCCATTCCTGACCTCCAACTTCCCAAATTGAGACACTTGAATTTGAGCAACAATAACCTCAGTGGGCCAATACCACCTTCCTTGCAGAGGTTTCCATCGAGTTCCTTCTTAGGGAATTCTTTTTTGTGTGGGTTTCCTTTGGAACCATGTTTTGGAACTGCaccttctccttctccagtaTCACCACCATCCCCCAGTAAGACCAAGAAGAGCTTATGGAAAAAGATCAGAACTGGTGTGATAATTGGAATTGCTGTTGTTGGAGGGGTATTGTTGCTTATTTTGATTCTCGTGCTCTTGATATGTATTTTCAAGAGAAAGGGACACACTGAACCTACCACAGCTTCGTCCAAAGGAAAGGCTATTGCAGGTGGCAGGGCAGAAAACCCTAAGGAAGACTACAGCAGTGGTGTTCAGGAAGCAGAGAGGAATAAATTGGTTTTCTTCGAGGGCAGTTCATTTAATTTTGACTTGGAGGATTTGTTGAGAGCTTCTGCTGAAGTCCTTGGCAAAGGAAGTTATGGAACTACCTACAAAGCTGTTCTTGAGGATGCAACCATAGTTGTTGTCAAGAGATTGAAGGAAGTGGTGGTTAGCAAGAAGGATTTTGAACAGCAGATGGAGATAATTGGTAGGGTTGGCCAGCATCAAAATGTAATTCCATTGCGGGCTTACTATTACTCCAAGGATGAGAAGTTGTTGGTGTTTGATTATGTCCCATCTGGTAGCCTTGCTGCTGTTTTGCATG GGAATAAAGCTGCTGGAAGAGCTCCATTGAACTGGGAGACAAGAGTCAAGATATCTCTGGACGTGGCCCATGGAATCGCCCACCTTCATACCGAGGGAGGAGGGAAGTTCATCCACGGCAACATCAAAGCATCGAACGTCCTCCTATCGCAGAACCTCGACGGCTGCGTCTCCGAGTTCGGCCTGGCACAGATCATGACCACCCCACAGACCCCGCCGCGGCCCGTCGGGTACCGGGCGCCCGAAGTCCTCGAGAACAAGAAATCGACCCAGCAGTCCGACGTCTACAGCTTCGGCGTCCTGCTCCTCGAAATGCTCACGGGAAAAGCCCCCCTCAGGTCTCCCGGGCGCGAGGACCCCTCCGTCGAGCACCTTCCGAGGTGGGTGCAGTCCGTGGTCCGTGAGGAGTGGACCGCCGAGGTCTTCGACGTGGACTTGCTACGGCACCCCAACGTCGAGGACGAGATGGTCCAGATGCTCCAGGTCGCGATGGCGTGCGTGGCCGCTCACCCCGAGGAGCGGCCCAAGATGGAGGAAGTGATCAGGAGGGTCACGGAGGTCCGGAATTCTTACTCTTCTGGGACGAGGACGCCCCTGGAGGACAAGCCATCGGAGACTGCACGAGCGCCATGA